Proteins encoded within one genomic window of Alcanivorax sp. REN37:
- a CDS encoding anthranilate synthase component II: protein MIRVLMIDNYDSFTYNLVQYFMELGAEVLVHRNDAISLAEIEALAPDRLVISPGPCTPNEAGISLAAIKQFAGQLPILGVCLGHQSIGQAFGGKVVRAGQVMHGKTSAIHHTGVGVFRNLPTPFTATRYHSLVVEQASLPDCLEVTAWTCHEDGSREEIMGLRHRELDIEGVQYHPESILSEHGHAQLRNFLER from the coding sequence ATGATCCGGGTGCTGATGATCGACAACTACGACAGCTTCACCTACAACCTGGTGCAGTATTTCATGGAGCTCGGCGCCGAGGTGCTGGTGCACCGTAACGACGCGATCTCGTTGGCCGAGATCGAGGCGCTGGCGCCGGACCGGCTGGTGATTTCCCCCGGTCCCTGCACCCCCAACGAAGCCGGCATCTCGCTGGCGGCGATCAAACAGTTCGCCGGCCAGCTGCCGATTCTTGGTGTCTGCCTGGGCCACCAGAGCATTGGCCAGGCGTTTGGCGGCAAGGTGGTACGCGCGGGGCAAGTGATGCACGGCAAGACCTCCGCCATTCATCACACCGGCGTGGGCGTGTTCCGCAACCTGCCGACGCCGTTCACCGCCACCCGTTATCATTCGCTGGTGGTGGAGCAGGCGAGTTTGCCGGACTGTTTGGAAGTGACCGCTTGGACCTGCCATGAAGACGGCAGCCGCGAAGAGATCATGGGGCTGCGGCACCGTGAACTGGACATCGAGGGCGTGCAGTACCATCCCGAATCAATTCTGTCGGAGCACGGCCACGCGCAGTTGCGCAATTTTCTTGAGCGCTAA
- the trpD gene encoding anthranilate phosphoribosyltransferase translates to MDISRAIAQAVENIDLSREEMQAVMRQIMTGGATEAQIAGFLVALRMKSESVDEITGAVEVMRELVLPVAVDGLDYLVDIVGTGGDGANLFNCSSGSAFVAAAAGCRVAKHGNRKVSSKSGSADVLEAAGIELDLTPEQIARCVREVGVGFMFAPQHHTAMKHTANPRRDLGIRTLLNILGPMTNPAGVKRQVIGVFTHKLCRPMAEVLGRLGAEHVMVVHGADGLDEISLAGRTKVAEYKHGTLTEYEITPEDVGLESASLVGLDVADAASSLALIRDAFGKRKSRNAEKAADMMALNAGAAIYVAGVTGTLRDGVRMAEDLVHNGEAAERLRDVAKFTEFLKRSAS, encoded by the coding sequence ATGGACATCAGTCGCGCCATCGCCCAAGCGGTGGAAAACATTGACCTCAGCCGCGAAGAAATGCAGGCGGTAATGCGCCAGATCATGACCGGCGGCGCCACCGAGGCGCAGATTGCTGGATTCCTGGTGGCGCTGCGCATGAAAAGCGAATCGGTGGATGAAATCACCGGCGCGGTGGAAGTGATGCGTGAGCTGGTGCTGCCGGTGGCGGTGGACGGCCTCGATTACTTGGTCGACATCGTCGGGACCGGTGGCGATGGCGCCAATCTGTTCAACTGCTCGTCCGGCTCGGCATTCGTAGCCGCCGCCGCTGGCTGTCGCGTGGCCAAACACGGCAATCGCAAGGTCAGCTCCAAGAGCGGCTCGGCGGATGTGTTGGAAGCAGCCGGCATTGAGCTGGACCTGACGCCGGAACAAATTGCCCGCTGTGTGCGCGAAGTCGGTGTCGGTTTCATGTTCGCGCCGCAGCACCACACCGCGATGAAGCACACCGCCAATCCGCGCCGCGACCTTGGCATCCGCACGTTGCTGAACATCCTCGGCCCGATGACCAACCCGGCCGGCGTCAAACGTCAGGTGATCGGCGTGTTCACCCACAAACTATGCCGGCCGATGGCGGAAGTGTTGGGCCGCCTCGGCGCTGAGCATGTGATGGTGGTGCACGGCGCCGATGGCCTTGATGAAATCAGCTTGGCTGGCCGCACCAAGGTGGCCGAGTACAAGCACGGCACGCTGACTGAATACGAAATCACCCCGGAAGATGTGGGGTTGGAATCTGCCTCGTTGGTGGGCCTCGATGTGGCCGATGCGGCATCCTCCCTGGCGTTGATCCGTGATGCCTTCGGCAAGCGCAAATCCCGCAACGCCGAGAAGGCTGCGGACATGATGGCACTCAACGCCGGCGCCGCCATTTATGTGGCCGGCGTCACTGGCACGCTGCGCGATGGTGTGCGCATGGCCGAAGACCTGGTGCACAACGGCGAGGCCGCGGAACGCCTGCGCGATGTGGCCAAGTTCACTGAATTTCTCAAGCGGAGCGCATCATGA
- the trpC gene encoding indole-3-glycerol phosphate synthase TrpC: MSVQQTGTVLDRILLRKQEEVAACRAARPLLQVQEAAVVANEQLPVRGFAAALSAKVAAGQPAVIAEIKKASPSKGVIRADFDPPLIAAQYEQGGAACLSVLTDRDFFQGEDAFLQQARAACSLPVLRKDFTIDAYQIWEARALGADCVLLIAAALSDELMASLYETAVAAGLDALIEVHTAEEMERALQLPAPLIGINNRDLHSFEVSLDVTLALQQQVPADRQLVTESGILNADDVARMRAAGIDRFLVGEAFMRAPQPGDALATLFR; this comes from the coding sequence ATGAGCGTGCAACAGACCGGCACCGTGCTGGACCGTATCCTGCTGCGTAAGCAGGAAGAAGTGGCCGCCTGCCGTGCCGCGCGCCCGTTGCTGCAGGTGCAAGAGGCCGCGGTGGTGGCCAATGAACAACTGCCGGTGCGTGGCTTTGCTGCGGCATTGAGCGCCAAAGTGGCCGCCGGCCAGCCGGCGGTGATTGCCGAAATCAAAAAAGCGTCGCCTTCCAAGGGCGTGATCCGTGCTGATTTTGATCCGCCGCTGATTGCCGCCCAATACGAGCAAGGCGGTGCCGCCTGTTTGTCGGTGCTCACCGATCGCGACTTTTTCCAGGGCGAGGATGCGTTCTTGCAGCAGGCACGGGCGGCCTGCTCATTGCCGGTGCTGCGCAAGGATTTCACCATCGACGCCTATCAGATTTGGGAAGCGCGGGCGTTGGGCGCTGACTGCGTGCTGCTGATTGCCGCCGCGCTGTCCGATGAACTGATGGCGTCGCTCTACGAGACCGCGGTGGCAGCGGGGCTGGACGCGCTGATCGAAGTGCACACCGCCGAGGAAATGGAGCGCGCGCTGCAATTGCCGGCGCCGCTAATCGGCATCAACAACCGCGACCTGCACAGCTTCGAGGTGTCGCTGGATGTGACCTTGGCGCTGCAGCAGCAGGTGCCGGCGGACCGCCAACTGGTCACCGAAAGCGGCATTCTCAATGCTGACGATGTGGCGCGGATGCGCGCTGCCGGTATTGATCGCTTTTTGGTTGGCGAGGCGTTCATGCGGGCGCCGCAGCCGGGCGACGCCTTGGCCACGCTGTTCCGCTGA
- a CDS encoding DUF3565 domain-containing protein — MPSRITGFRQDEEGHWVVLLSCGHSQHVRHQPPFSERPWVLDAEQRAAKVGAVFDCGWCRQQK, encoded by the coding sequence ATGCCATCGCGCATTACCGGTTTTCGGCAGGATGAAGAAGGCCATTGGGTGGTGTTGCTGAGCTGTGGGCACAGTCAGCATGTGCGTCATCAGCCACCATTCAGTGAGCGGCCGTGGGTGCTGGATGCCGAGCAGCGCGCGGCGAAAGTGGGGGCGGTGTTTGACTGCGGCTGGTGCCGGCAGCAGAAATGA
- the crp gene encoding cAMP-activated global transcriptional regulator CRP, producing MSDPSNKIIPNLENFLAHCHRRKYPAKSTIIYAGDESDALYFVLKGSVTVMIEDDDGREMIMAYLNEGDFFGEMGLFEAEPSRSAWVKAKTECEVAEISYSKFRQLAREDADILFTVSAQIAGRLRATTRKVGDLAFLDVTGRVAGTLLDLCKQPDAMTHPDGMQIKVTRQEIGRIVGCSREMVGRVLKNLEEQGLVSVKGKTMVVYGTR from the coding sequence ATGTCGGATCCCAGCAACAAAATTATTCCTAATCTGGAAAATTTCCTGGCTCACTGCCACCGTCGCAAGTATCCGGCGAAAAGCACCATCATCTACGCCGGCGACGAGTCAGATGCGCTCTATTTTGTGCTCAAGGGCTCCGTGACGGTGATGATTGAAGATGACGACGGCCGCGAGATGATCATGGCCTACCTCAATGAGGGCGACTTCTTCGGTGAGATGGGGCTGTTCGAAGCCGAGCCCAGCCGCTCAGCGTGGGTGAAAGCAAAAACCGAATGTGAAGTGGCTGAAATCAGCTACAGCAAATTCCGCCAGCTGGCGCGTGAAGACGCCGACATTCTGTTCACGGTCTCGGCTCAGATCGCCGGCCGCCTGCGTGCCACCACCCGTAAAGTAGGCGACTTGGCGTTCCTCGATGTCACCGGCCGCGTGGCGGGCACTCTGCTCGACCTGTGCAAGCAACCTGATGCGATGACCCATCCAGACGGCATGCAGATCAAGGTCACGCGCCAAGAGATCGGCCGCATTGTCGGCTGCTCCCGCGAGATGGTCGGCCGGGTGCTGAAAAATCTGGAAGAACAGGGATTGGTTTCGGTGAAAGGCAAAACCATGGTGGTCTACGGCACTCGCTGA
- a CDS encoding OsmC family protein, with protein MRATIRWQGNVCFEAESGSGHRILVDGPPDHGGENRGPRPMETLLLGLGGCASFDVVHILRKSRQDITDCRCEIDAQRAEDEIPAVFTHIRLHFVVTGRNLKQNQVKRAVELSAEKYCSASIMFGRAGVQIEHSYEVVEAA; from the coding sequence ATGCGTGCGACCATTCGCTGGCAAGGCAATGTGTGTTTTGAGGCGGAGTCCGGCTCCGGCCACCGGATTTTGGTCGATGGACCACCGGATCATGGCGGTGAGAACCGTGGACCGCGCCCGATGGAAACCCTGTTGCTGGGTTTGGGTGGTTGCGCCTCCTTTGATGTGGTGCACATCCTGCGCAAGTCCCGTCAGGACATCACCGACTGCCGTTGTGAGATTGACGCGCAGCGGGCAGAAGACGAAATCCCGGCGGTGTTCACCCACATCCGCCTGCATTTCGTCGTCACCGGCCGCAACCTGAAACAGAATCAGGTGAAGCGGGCGGTAGAGCTGTCAGCCGAGAAGTACTGTTCGGCGTCCATCATGTTTGGACGTGCCGGAGTACAGATCGAGCACAGCTATGAAGTGGTGGAGGCCGCGTAA
- a CDS encoding VOC family protein: MAARPTPLGGLRHVALFVRDLAACEHFYVELLGMAVEWRPDPDNVYLCSGCDNLALHTWEGESFPQPQRLDHIGFIIDRIEDVDAWFTFLKEQGVTMRKEPKTHRDGARSFYCLDPEGVLVQMIYHPPISGARFVGNV; encoded by the coding sequence ATGGCGGCCCGGCCAACACCCCTCGGGGGCCTGCGCCATGTGGCGCTGTTTGTGCGCGATCTCGCTGCCTGTGAGCACTTCTATGTGGAGTTGCTGGGCATGGCAGTGGAGTGGCGCCCGGATCCGGACAACGTCTATCTTTGTTCGGGCTGTGACAATCTGGCGCTGCATACCTGGGAAGGCGAATCCTTCCCGCAGCCGCAGCGACTGGATCACATAGGCTTCATCATCGACCGCATTGAAGATGTGGACGCATGGTTCACGTTCCTGAAAGAGCAGGGCGTGACGATGAGGAAGGAACCCAAGACCCATCGTGATGGGGCGCGGAGTTTCTACTGTCTGGACCCGGAAGGTGTGCTGGTGCAAATGATTTACCACCCGCCGATTTCCGGAGCCCGATTCGTTGGCAACGTGTGA
- the speD gene encoding adenosylmethionine decarboxylase, whose amino-acid sequence MNPKIRLHGFNNLTKSLSFNIFDISYAKTEQHRQEYIEYIDELYNAERLTEILTNVTKIIGANILNVARQDYDPQGASVTMLIAEHESPPSDPDFDEEAPGPLPDTIVAHLDKSHVTVHTYPESHPDNGISTFRVDVDVSTCGVISPLRALNYLIHSFDSDIVTVDYRVRGMTRDVDGQKHYIDHDITSIQNFLTEDTQNEYQMIDVNVYQENIFHTKMLLKDFDIDNYLFGAGADEFSAEELEEIKGRLHKEMLEIFYSRNLD is encoded by the coding sequence CTGAACCCGAAGATCCGGCTGCATGGTTTCAACAACCTGACGAAATCGCTCAGCTTCAACATCTTTGACATTAGTTATGCCAAGACGGAGCAGCATCGTCAGGAGTACATCGAATATATCGATGAGCTCTACAACGCTGAGCGTCTCACCGAAATTCTCACCAATGTGACCAAAATCATTGGTGCCAATATCTTGAACGTTGCCCGGCAGGACTATGACCCGCAGGGGGCTTCCGTGACCATGCTGATCGCGGAACACGAGTCACCGCCGTCGGATCCGGACTTCGATGAGGAAGCCCCGGGGCCGCTGCCGGACACCATCGTGGCCCACTTGGACAAGAGTCACGTGACGGTGCACACCTATCCGGAGTCGCACCCGGACAACGGCATTTCCACCTTCCGGGTGGACGTGGACGTGTCCACCTGCGGGGTGATTTCACCGCTGCGGGCGCTGAACTACCTGATTCACAGCTTTGATTCCGACATCGTTACCGTCGATTACCGCGTGCGCGGCATGACCCGGGACGTAGACGGCCAGAAGCATTACATCGATCACGACATCACCTCGATCCAGAACTTCCTCACCGAGGATACCCAGAACGAGTACCAGATGATCGACGTGAACGTGTACCAAGAGAACATTTTCCACACCAAGATGCTGCTCAAGGACTTCGACATCGACAACTATCTGTTCGGTGCCGGAGCGGATGAGTTCAGCGCCGAAGAGCTGGAAGAGATCAAAGGCCGCTTGCACAAGGAAATGCTGGAGATCTTCTACTCCCGCAACCTGGACTGA
- a CDS encoding OsmC family protein — protein MALQQFRASAQLQAGTRVDVSARQFSLAIDEPAELGGTDTGMNPVEALLGALGACQAIVARVYARQFKVQLDDFRVEVEGDLDLDGFFGKAPVRPGYGEIRYRFQISTPSPRANVDALIAHLERHCPVGDSLAQPVPLKLAGIDITETAAA, from the coding sequence ATGGCCCTTCAGCAGTTCCGCGCCAGCGCGCAGCTTCAAGCCGGCACCCGCGTTGACGTCAGCGCCCGGCAATTTTCCCTCGCTATCGATGAGCCGGCCGAACTCGGCGGCACCGACACCGGCATGAATCCGGTGGAAGCACTGCTGGGCGCGCTGGGCGCCTGTCAGGCGATCGTGGCGCGGGTCTACGCGCGTCAGTTCAAGGTGCAGCTGGATGACTTTCGCGTGGAAGTAGAAGGCGATCTGGATCTGGATGGCTTCTTCGGCAAAGCGCCGGTGCGCCCCGGCTACGGCGAGATCCGCTATCGCTTCCAGATCAGCACCCCGTCCCCGCGCGCCAACGTTGATGCGCTGATTGCCCACCTCGAACGTCACTGCCCGGTGGGCGACAGCCTGGCCCAGCCGGTGCCGCTGAAATTGGCCGGCATCGACATCACCGAAACCGCCGCCGCCTGA
- the coq7 gene encoding 2-polyprenyl-3-methyl-6-methoxy-1,4-benzoquinone monooxygenase has protein sequence MSESAGRRMSPLDHLLSSADNALRTLTPGAARSGRPSPAVHRQQASTPADNHQARHIAGLMRINHTGEVCAQALYQGQATTASLPHVRQAMEEAAREEEDHLAWCEERIRELGSRPSRLNPLFYGMSFSIGALAGLIGDRWSLGFVTETERQVVRHLDSHLAQLPQEDERSRAILSQMREDELRHAMTAKEAGGAELPGPVRRLMSTLSKVMTFSTYRL, from the coding sequence ATGTCCGAGTCTGCGGGTCGCCGCATGAGCCCCCTTGATCACCTGCTGTCCAGCGCCGACAACGCCCTGCGCACGCTGACCCCGGGCGCCGCCCGCAGCGGCCGCCCCAGCCCGGCGGTGCACCGCCAACAAGCCAGCACCCCGGCCGACAACCATCAGGCGCGCCACATTGCCGGTCTGATGCGCATCAATCATACCGGTGAGGTCTGTGCCCAGGCGCTGTACCAAGGTCAGGCCACCACCGCCAGCCTGCCGCACGTGCGCCAAGCGATGGAAGAAGCCGCGCGCGAGGAAGAGGACCACTTGGCCTGGTGCGAAGAACGCATCCGCGAACTCGGCAGCCGTCCGAGCCGTCTCAACCCGCTGTTCTATGGCATGTCATTCAGTATCGGGGCGCTGGCCGGCCTGATCGGCGATCGTTGGTCGCTGGGGTTTGTCACCGAAACCGAACGCCAAGTGGTACGCCACTTGGACAGCCATCTCGCGCAACTGCCACAGGAAGATGAGCGCAGCCGCGCCATCCTCAGTCAGATGCGTGAAGACGAACTGCGCCATGCGATGACCGCCAAAGAAGCCGGCGGTGCTGAGTTGCCGGGGCCGGTGCGGCGGCTGATGTCCACCCTCAGCAAGGTGATGACGTTCTCCACCTATCGCCTGTGA
- a CDS encoding hybrid sensor histidine kinase/response regulator: MGPTSRSACPVWLRLCVALWALLWVQLAAAAPPPPYLVPADISDATITMYSEYLSDPRGSLTLEQVRALPNAAFHPATRNSEFLGFSNDVWWIRVALSNPGAQPRSLLLSLLPGRFAELDFHRPEGDHYRLSESGHLRQPPWGDVAFRTATWRVELPPHSTQVFYLRVRPDRAFNYALSLSTAESFLTHYSREDALLLSLGGLLGGLALFTFAQLLKLRQRVYAYYTLYLAGLASAALAEAGLLGFQFLFWPGLSPHLEAFGGLLALAACAAFTRSFLDTRYRMPWADGWLILMLLLALVGALVGWWLPASHALQWMYLLCLFGVLLFTLVSAAGWIARVPGAGLYLLARLPLLTAVLCMVLITFGVVPLELNAAMAVMIGGVFEALLFAVGLADKSRQDLRRHLLDEQAEALSKATWRARSDTLSRLSHEIRTPMSGILGMAEILQDTPLTPNQRDCVQAIETAGGSLLRMLNDVVEYARLEHGHTEVEQVHFDLQERVMEAVELFRERAAEKQVELIAHVHSNVALRVAGDPGRLKQILINVIGAGIRHAQPGELLLDISRAPTGQLDELRFELEGSALGVHEAPFAPLVSAQDDALQDSAALGLTIARQLVDILGGRCGLRHGRTGVALWFTLSLPAVEQPARAGADYRLLQDRSLLVVDDSSTVTRVIRQQALSWGMRVTACHDPREALASLRSQINLDDPYDLVLLDQNLPGMSGLQLAARILEDPQVHPSPRLLMLTGVNDSGSEITARSIGIHGVLLKPVSGAVLRETLAGLLGAASATQQPEAEQDSRLPDPGLRLLVAEDHQLSQKVIRGMLAKLGLDAHIVSNGREAVDAMQRGRYDMILMDCEMPDMDGFEAARALRSWEREQGRKPVPIIALTAHILREHRERSLGAGMNAHIAKPIELDVLRRTIVQFSPTEGSAAYAPDESGLS, translated from the coding sequence TGCCGGCAGACATCAGCGATGCCACTATCACCATGTACTCCGAATACCTCAGCGATCCGCGCGGCTCGCTGACCTTGGAGCAGGTGCGGGCACTGCCCAATGCCGCCTTCCACCCCGCCACCCGCAACTCCGAATTTCTTGGTTTCAGCAACGACGTTTGGTGGATCCGCGTAGCGCTGTCCAATCCCGGCGCCCAGCCGCGCTCGCTGCTGTTGAGCCTGCTGCCGGGCCGGTTTGCCGAACTCGACTTCCACCGCCCCGAGGGTGATCACTACCGCCTCAGCGAAAGCGGCCATCTGCGCCAGCCGCCGTGGGGCGATGTGGCCTTTCGCACCGCTACCTGGCGGGTGGAGCTGCCGCCGCACAGCACCCAGGTGTTCTACCTGCGTGTGCGCCCGGATCGCGCGTTCAACTACGCGCTGTCGCTGAGCACCGCCGAAAGCTTTCTCACCCATTACAGCCGCGAAGACGCGCTGTTGCTTAGCCTCGGCGGCCTGCTCGGCGGCCTGGCGCTGTTCACCTTTGCCCAGCTGTTAAAGCTGCGGCAGCGGGTCTACGCCTACTACACCTTGTACTTGGCCGGACTCGCCAGCGCTGCGCTGGCAGAGGCCGGGCTGCTCGGCTTTCAGTTTCTGTTCTGGCCGGGGCTGTCGCCGCACTTAGAGGCGTTCGGGGGACTGCTGGCGCTGGCCGCCTGCGCCGCGTTCACGCGCAGCTTCCTCGACACCCGCTACCGCATGCCATGGGCCGACGGCTGGCTGATCCTGATGCTGCTGCTGGCCTTGGTCGGTGCGCTGGTGGGCTGGTGGCTGCCAGCCTCGCACGCGCTGCAATGGATGTACCTGCTGTGCCTGTTCGGGGTGCTGCTGTTCACGCTGGTGAGCGCCGCCGGCTGGATCGCCCGCGTGCCCGGCGCCGGCCTCTACTTGCTGGCACGGTTGCCGCTGCTGACCGCGGTGCTGTGCATGGTGCTGATTACCTTTGGCGTGGTGCCGCTGGAATTGAACGCCGCCATGGCAGTGATGATCGGCGGCGTGTTCGAGGCGCTGCTGTTCGCCGTGGGGCTGGCCGACAAGTCTCGCCAAGACCTGCGCCGCCACCTGCTGGACGAGCAAGCCGAAGCGCTGTCCAAAGCCACTTGGCGCGCGCGCAGCGATACCCTGTCGCGGCTCAGCCATGAGATCCGCACGCCGATGAGCGGCATTCTTGGCATGGCCGAAATCCTGCAGGACACACCGCTGACACCAAACCAGCGCGACTGCGTGCAAGCGATCGAAACCGCCGGCGGCAGCCTACTGCGCATGCTCAATGATGTGGTGGAATACGCCCGGCTGGAACACGGTCACACCGAAGTCGAGCAAGTGCATTTCGACCTGCAAGAACGGGTGATGGAAGCAGTGGAGTTGTTCCGCGAGCGTGCTGCCGAGAAGCAGGTGGAGCTGATTGCCCACGTGCACTCCAATGTGGCACTGCGGGTGGCCGGCGACCCCGGCCGGCTGAAGCAGATCCTGATCAACGTGATCGGCGCCGGCATCCGCCACGCCCAGCCCGGCGAGTTGCTGTTGGATATTTCCCGCGCCCCCACCGGCCAGCTGGATGAACTGCGCTTCGAGTTAGAAGGCTCTGCCCTCGGCGTGCACGAAGCGCCGTTCGCGCCCTTGGTGTCCGCGCAGGATGACGCGCTGCAGGACAGCGCGGCGCTCGGCTTGACCATCGCCCGGCAACTGGTGGACATCCTCGGCGGGCGCTGCGGGCTGCGCCACGGCCGTACCGGGGTGGCGCTGTGGTTCACGCTGTCACTGCCGGCGGTGGAGCAACCGGCCCGCGCCGGCGCTGATTACCGTCTGCTGCAAGACCGCTCGCTGCTGGTGGTGGATGACTCCAGCACCGTTACCCGCGTGATCCGCCAGCAGGCGTTGTCGTGGGGCATGCGCGTCACCGCCTGCCACGACCCACGCGAAGCGCTGGCGAGCCTGCGCAGCCAGATCAATCTGGATGATCCCTACGACCTGGTGCTGCTGGACCAGAACTTGCCCGGCATGAGTGGCCTGCAACTGGCCGCCCGCATCCTCGAAGACCCGCAGGTGCACCCCTCGCCGCGGCTGCTGATGCTCACCGGCGTTAACGACAGCGGCTCAGAAATCACCGCGCGCAGCATCGGCATCCATGGCGTGCTGCTCAAACCGGTGTCCGGCGCGGTGCTGCGTGAGACCCTGGCCGGCTTGCTCGGCGCCGCCAGTGCTACCCAGCAGCCGGAGGCGGAACAAGACAGTCGACTGCCGGACCCCGGCCTGCGACTGCTGGTGGCGGAAGACCACCAGCTCAGCCAGAAAGTGATTCGCGGCATGCTGGCTAAGCTCGGCCTCGATGCCCACATCGTGTCGAATGGCCGCGAAGCGGTGGACGCCATGCAGCGTGGTCGTTACGACATGATCTTGATGGATTGCGAGATGCCGGACATGGACGGCTTCGAAGCCGCCCGCGCGCTGCGCAGCTGGGAGCGCGAGCAAGGACGCAAGCCGGTGCCGATCATTGCGCTCACCGCCCATATTTTGCGCGAACACCGCGAACGCAGCCTCGGCGCCGGCATGAACGCCCACATCGCCAAACCGATCGAGCTGGATGTGCTGCGCCGCACTATTGTCCAATTCAGCCCGACGGAGGGCAGCGCAGCTTATGCCCCCGACGAATCAGGCTTATCATGA